From Planctomycetia bacterium:
CCGGTCGGCGAGATCGCCGATCAACGTCGAGAACGGCTTATCGAATTCGCCGAGTTGCTCGATGTGATAGTCGAAGTTTTCGAAGTGCGTGTCGTAGTTCGAGTGGTTCACTTGCACGAACGGAACGTCTTGCTCGAGCAATCGACGAGCCAACAAACAGTGGCGGCCGAATTCGTGCGAACCGTAGCGTTCGAGCTCTTTCGCGGGCTCTTTGGTCACGTCGAACACGTCGCGCTGCGCCATGAGCCGCACCGCTTGATCGTAACTGTAGGTGTAGGCATCCGTATCGGCCGTGCGGCGTTTATCGGAGAAGCGTTCATCGGCCTGACGCCGAAATGCTTGGCGGCGTTCGTCGATCGAAGGGGTCAACGCCGCCGGAAGGGCCGAAAACGCCGGCGCCTTCGCATCTTCCAGCACGACGCTTCCGTAGCGCGGCCCGAGATACGCGGCCGGCGATTGCCCGGAGCCCCCTCCGCGAATCAAGATATGACCGGGGAGAGAGAATGTGTTCGGCGTGAGTGCCTTCGACACGACCGCACCGAGATGCGGCAACTGCGCAGAGCCTTGCTGGTTGTGCCCCCGTGTCATTTGGTATTCGCCGACATTGTGGTTGCCGTTCTTCGTGTTGATGCTCCGCACCACGCTGAGCCGGTGCATCTGCTTCGCCGTATAAGGGAGCAACTCGCTGATCTGCAAGCCGGGCACGCTCGTCGAGATCGGCCGAAAAGGGCCTCCCGTGTCGGTATTCGGTTTCGGGTCCCATGTCTCAAGTTGACTCACGCCGCCATGCAAGAAGATCGTGAGCACGCGTTTCTGCTTCGACTTCAATTGCTCGGCCACGGCCGGTAGCAGCCAAGGAGAGCCTCCGCCGACGGCCGCCGCTCCCACGCCGACCGCAGCGACGGAGCCCATGAAGGCGCGGCGCGAGACGGCATGTTCGGCGGTTCCGCAAGCATAGTCGCATCGCATAGCCAGACTCCGAAAGTAAGCGTCGTTCAACCGGTGTGTGGTACGAACGGTTAGTGATTGAAGCGAAATTCGTTGCTCGAAAGCAAAGCCCAAAGCATTTCTTGAATCGCGAGGCCGCGATCTTTATCGCGTCCTTTAAGGAAAGCTGCTGTGTCGCGCCGTTCGAGGTCGGTCGGCGGGCGCGTATATACGGCCATGTACATCGCCTCGGCGAGCGCGCTCGGGTCGCTTAGTTTTTCGAGTCGTCCGGCAAGGTTATCGCCGCTCGGCCGAACCCAACCGTCGATGACGCCGCCGTTGCCGAAGAACAACGCTTGGTTCAACGTCGCCGCGAAGCCGCCGCCGGGCGATTCGCCGTAGAGCTCGATGAAGCGATTGTAGTTGCCGCGCAACGGATCGAAAGTTTGCTTATCGATCCACATCGCTTCCATGCGCGGACGTTCGGCCACGGCGACCGCGGCCAACTCCTTCGGCACGGTCTTTTTCAGCGATGCTTTCGCTCTCGTTTCCGCCGAGCTGACGACCCCCGTCGCTTGCATCAAGCTCGCGGCAAACACCTCGGGCGGGAGCGGCTTAAGCAACGTCACCTCACCGCGCTCGGTCCACGTTTGCACGACCGATTCCCAAGCACGCTTCGCTTCGCGGGAGTCCGACTTCGCGAGCTTCTCGTAAGCCGCGATCTTTTCCGCTTCCGCGATCTTGGCCTTGAGAGATTGCGAAAGGGTGCGGAGCTTGCGCAACCGCACGCTTGCCGTCTCGAAGTTGTTTTCCAGAGCTGCGAAATCGACCTTCGGTGCCGCAGGAGCAGCGATCGGTGCCACATCTTTCGTCGGCGTCTTATCTTTGTCCTTCTTGTCCTTAGCTGCCGTTTCTTTGGCGGGTGCGTCTTTCACGGGCGTCGCCTTCGGCGATGTCTCTTTCGGCGGAGATGCCTTTGCTGCAGTTGCTACGGCCGCGGGCGGCTTCTTCGTCCCCTTCCCTCTTGCTGTGCCCAGGATCTCGTTCGCACGGGCCGCTGCTTCTTCAGCCTGTTTCAAATCCGGGGCGAGTTTTTGTCGTTCAGCCTGCCAACGCGCCGCATACTTCGCGGCTAAGCCCGTCGGCAACTCGCTCGGCTGCGGCAGTAAAAACGAACGCTGATAGGCCCGGGTTTGCACGAGTTCGCGAAGTAATTGGCGAACGTCGTATTTGCCGGCCCGAAACTCTTGGGCCAGTAAATCGAGCACGGCGGGATGCGTCGGCGGATTGTCGGGATGGATGAAGTCGACCGGATGCACGAGGCCCCGCCCGAAGAGATGAGCCCAGAGCCGATTCACGGCATTGCGATCGAACAGTTCGTTCGTGCCGTCGGTCGCCGCTTCGGCCAGCTTGCGACGTCGGCTGAATTTCGGAACCGGCGTGACGTCCTTAACCGGCTTCCCGACGTATTCTTCGCCCTTGGCAAACGTCGGCTCGACGATCGTCGCCCCGCGCGGGATGCGCGGCGCAACCCGATCGGCCGCTTCGCCCGTGAAAACCGATTTGAAGCTCGCTTCTCCTTCAGCCTTCTCGGCGATCGACTTCGCCGGCGGTTGCCCTTTGCGACCACCGGCGACATATGTCCGACTCACGAACGCGTAGAGGCCGTAGTAGTCGCCGATTTTATAGTCGTCGACGACCGGATGGTCGTGACATTGGTTGCATTGCATATCCATGCCGAAGAAGATCCGGCCGATGTCGCGCGTCATCGTATTCGGCTCGCAGTCCCGATCGTGAAAGAACTTCGCCGCCGGCTTGTGCAGTGGGTCGAGTTCGTCGGCCGTAAGAATTTCGCGCACCATCGCATCGTACGGCTTCCGATCGGCGAACGAACGGTAGAGATAGTCGTACCAGTCGCTCGACTTGGTCACCTTATCGCTGAGCCGCTCGGCCCACATCACGTCGAACGTGGTCGCCATGTGGCGCACGAAGCGCGGGCTCGCCAGCAGCCGGTCGATGAGTTGCGTCCGCTTATCCGCGGCTTTGTCGTCCAGAAATGCTTGGGCCTCTTCCGCCGTCGGAATGATGCCGTGGAGATCGAGCGACACGCGGCGCAGAAACTCGGCATCGTCGGCCGAAAGACCTGCGGGCGCAAGACGTTCCGCTTCGATCAAGCGGTCGATACGCTCGTGCAACGAGACCTTGCTAGGCGCATCCGGCTTGACGTCGGGAGCAGCGGCCGAGGCGGCGGATACGAACAACCACGGCGCGCAAAACGAAACGACGCTCGATAAGAACGCGCGATATAGTCGGCAGCGCCGAGCGCAGCAAACGATCGTGTGGGACACGGGAGCGTCCTTCCACAAGTGACTACCGAACGGATGACGATCGAACGGCGGGGAGGCGAAGCAAGCAACCAGGCGGGATTTGGGCGGTTGTCGGTGGGATAGAACCGCGCGGGGACAATCATAGGAGCATTCCGATACGTTACCGGTTGGCACGTTCGGCGTCAATAAAATCCGAATCAAAACCCTTGGCTTTTGCATCAGGAGAAAACCTAGCCAGGCAAGTTTCTTTGCTCACGCGGCTTTGCTCCCGGAGCCTTTCCGATTTGAAAGAAACAGCCGGCAAAAGAAAAATTTCTTACCACGTTTGCGTGGCAACAAGTTTTCCAAGTCAAGGAGTTCCTTGCGGAATCCTTAGAATCGATTCAGTCGTTGAACAATTTTTTCCGCGAGCTTCAACTTCGATTCATTTTCTTAAAGCATCGTATTTTCGGCCCTTGCAAGAGGAGCCGGCCGCGACGGCTCGCGAAAGCGCTACGACATATTGACGCGTCAATGGCACGCAGTTCGCTTGAGGGGGCTTCGCCCACCTCACTCCCTAAATACGAGAGGCGAACCTATGTCCGACGAGAGTCTCGCTCAAGTTGAGAAGCCGCAAAACGGCATCGCCGGGTTGAAACACATTCGGCACGACATCCTTTCCGGTATCGTGGTCTCGCTCGTTTCTCTCCCACTTTCCTCGGGCATCGCCATCGCCTCGGGAGTGCCTCCCGTTTACGGACTCATCTCGGCGATCATCGCCGGCTTGCTGTTCCCGTTTATCGGCGGAGCCTACATGACCATCTCCGGGCCGGCCGCAGGGCTCGCTCCGGCGATCCTCGCCGTGATGATCTCGCTCGGCGGCGCCGGCGACGCCACGCATGTCGGCGAAGGTTATCCGTTCTTGCTCGTCGTGATCTTCATGGTCGGCTGCTGTCAGCTGGTCATGGCCTTATTCGGCCTCGCTCGCTACGCCGCGATGATTCCGGTCGCCGTGGTCGAAGGAATGCTGGCCTCGATCGGGTTGATCATCATCGTGAAACAATTCGCTCCGTTCTTCGGCTACACGACGAAGCTCCACGCCAAGGAGTTCTACGAATACGTGCTGGCCTTCCCTCAGCTTGTTTCAGGCATGACGCCGCTGGTGTTCGCCGTCGCCGCCACGACGCTCGTCGCACTCTTCGTCATGGGTGCGCTGCAAAAGAAGGTGCGGTTCTTCCAAATCCTCCCGCCGCAACTCATCGCGGTCGTCGTCGGGGTGCTTCTCGCGCAAGCGCTCGGCCTCGGTGCTTTGAACGACGGCAAGTTCTTGATCAAGATCCCGGAAAACCCGTTCCACGGCATCCATACGCCCCACTTCGCGGAGCTCTTCGCACGGCAAGACCTCTGGTATGCCGCAATCATGGGCGTGATCATGCTCACGCTTATCGACGGCGTCGAATCGCTCGCCACGGCGATGGCGATCGACCGGATCGATCCGTTCCATCGGCGTTCATCTCCCAACCGCGTGTTGCTCGCCATGGCGATCTCGAACATCGCTTCCAGCTTGGTCGGCGGTCTCACGATCATTCCCGGCGGCGTGAAGAGCAAAGCCAACATCGCGGCCGGCGGTCGCACGCTGTGGGCCAACTTCACGAACTCCATCTGCTTGATCTTGTATCTCCTCGTCGGCTATCAGTTGATCAACTTGATTCCGCTCTGCGTCTTGGCCGCGGTACTGATCTACACCGGTTGGAAGATGTGCGAACCGCTCGTGTGGCGCCATGTCGCACACATCGGCAAGGAACAACTCGGCATCTTCATGTTCACGATCGTCGCGACCCTTGCGACCGACTTGCTGATCGGCATCGTCGCCGGCGTCGTGGCGAAGCTCGTCCTCAACGCCTACCTCTGTCGCAAAGCGGTCCTGACGTTCCCGAAAGATGCTCGCACCTCGGTGTTCATGGATCTGTTCGCCAACCCGGTCGGTCGCAAGGAATGGGTCGGCAATACCTATCACTTGTATCTCGATAAGCCGGTCGCTTGGTTCAATGCCGGTAAGCTTCAGAACGAAATGAACAACCTTCCTCCGAACGCACACGATGTCGTCTTGCACATGAGCGAGTCGGTTTCGATGTCGGAAAGCTTGATCGGCTTCTTCCAAAATCCGATCAGCCACAAGGTGCTCATCGACGGTGAGTACCACATGCATGTGACGAAGCCGCTCGTCTGCTTCAACACGATGCAGCTCAGCAAAGAGTTGGAAGAGATTCCCGAAGAAGCGACCAAGGTGCACATCCATATCGACGAACGGGTAACGCTCATCGATCATTCGTCGTGCGACACTTTGATGCATGCCGTGCGGGAATCGAAGCATTCGCGCGTGCCGGTTCAAGTCATCGGACTCGAACGGATGACGGCCCTTTCGCACCACGATTCCAGCGTTCGCGTAGCCGACAACAACTATTCGCACGTGCCGGCTTAGGCCGACATTCCGCTCTCGGCTCCCTTCGGCTCCCTTCGGCTCGCACGCAGCGCGAGCCGAAGGGGCGCGAGCACTGCCGATACCGATCTCTTCTCACGACTCCAACAGGAATTCCCTACCATGTCGATTTCCGAACTCGATCCTCCGCAGAAGGGCCGTTCGATCACGCTGACGGTAGTCCGGCCTGAGATTCGCAAACCGCTGACGTTTCGCCCGGCCTCCGCTCAGGAAACGGCCGGCGCGACCCACAGCAGTGCCTACACGATGCGCATTCCCTCGCAGCCGACGACCTTTCGCTTTGCGAAACAAAGCTCGGCTTCCGGAATCAAGTTCCTGATCTTCTCGGTACTCTTTATCGCAGCCGCGGCGTTTCTCTTAGTCGAAATGGCGAATACGCCGCTGTTGCGAACGCCGATCATCACGGTCTCGCTCGTCTGCATCGCGATCGGCGCGGCCCTCGCCCATCTCGCCGTTCGCAATCTCTTCGGACGACTCCGCGTCGATGCGCAAGGGATTCGCTTATCTCCCGGCTACCTCGGCTACTTCATCCCGTGGTCCGAGCTTCGCGGTTGGAACATGGACGGCTTCGCGTTCCGCTTCCGCAGCCAGAAGTCGAAGCACGACCTCACCGTCGACTGCGACCACCTCACGGCCGACGACCGCCAAATGCTCCACGAAGTTCTGTTGTCGTGCGCGACGGAAAAAGAATTTGCCCGCGCTGAAAAGAAGGCCGAATGGAAGAAGGCCAAGTAGTTTCGTCCGCATCACGAACTCAACAATCACGGGCCGAGGCAGCAACTCGCTTCCTCGGCCCGATTGTTTTTTAGCGGCTCTCACTAAGGCCGGACGCCGCGCGAGGCACTACCCTTTCACCTTGTAGCCGATCGCCAGCAGGGCTTCGCGCACCCGTTCGAGGTGCTTGCCTTGGATCTCGATCGTGTCGTCTTTCACGGTGCCGCCGGCTCCCTGCTCCGCCTTGAGCTTCGCCAGCAACGCGGCAAGGTCGTTGTCGGCAGCCGAGAGTCCGTGAATCACGGTGACGAAGCGGCCCCCGCCGCGCTTTTCCAGCGCCAGTCGGGCCGTTTGTTTTTGCGGTGCAAGATACTCGCGCGGTGGGCTCGGCGCGGGAGGGCAGCGACATTCAGCGAGGACCTTCCCGCAGCGTTCGCAAGTCGGCGGTCGGTCCCACGGAGTTCCGGCGAACAAACGCATCGCGGCTCTTCCTCTCGAGTGATTCTTGCTACCGTGTCCGAGTTCGAACCACGGCCTGCTGCCACCCCTCGACGATCGCTTGGCGCCGGCGAGCGTCTATTTCCGGCGTGAAGTGCCGGGCGGCGCGCCAATGTGCGGCGACGTCGTCGAGCCCTTGCCAATAGCCGACGGCGAGCCCCGCTAGATAGGCAGCCCCGAGGGCCGTCGTTTCAGTCGTCGCCGGCCGAACCAGCGGCACGTTCAGCACATCGGCTTGAAACTGCATGAGGCCGTCGTTGACCGAAGCCCCGCCGTCGACTTTCAATTGCTTTAGCGCCGCGCCGGCATCTTGCTGCATCGCCGTCGCCAGGTCGAGCGACTGATACGCCATCGATTCCAGCGCCGCTCGCGCCAGATGTCCGGCCGTGGTGCCGCGGGTCAGCCCGTAGATCGCGCCACGCGCATCCGGATCCCAATAAGGAGCGCCGAGGCCCGTGAAAGCGGGGACGAAATAAACGCCGCCGTTATCGTCGACCGAAGCAGCCAGCCGCTCGACATCGGCCGACCGCTCGATGATGCCGAGCCCATCGCGCAACCATTGCACCACCGCACCGCCGATGAACACGGAACCTTCTAGGCAATATGTCGTCCGCCCGGCGACGGTCCAGCCGACGGTCGTCAGCAGGTTGTGCTTCGAAGCGACCGGCCGCTCGCCGATGTTCATCAGCAGGAAGCAACCTGTGCCGTAGGTGTTCTTCGCATCGCCGACTTGAAAACAGGCTTGGCCGAACGTCGCAGCCTGCTGATCGCCGGCCATGCCCGCAATCGGAATCGACTCGCCGAACCACTCGGGCACGGTCGCGCCATAGACCTCGCTCGACGACCGCACCTCGGGCAGCATCGCACGCGGGATATCGAGGATGCGCAAGAGCTCGTCGTCCCAAGCAAGCGTGTGAATGTTCAACAGCATCGTGCGGCTTGCGTTGCCGACGTCGGTCACATGCCGCCGGCCGCCGGTAAGCCGCCACGCGAGGAACGTGTCGACGGTGCCGAACAGAATCTCGCCGCGCTCGGCTCGGGCTCGCAAGCCCGGCAGCGTATCCAAAAGGTGCTTGATCTTGGTTCCGGAAAAATACGCATCGACGACGAGCCCCGTTCGCTCGCGGATCAGCGGCTCCAGGCCCTCGGCCTTCAATCGTTCGCAAATCGGCGCGCTCACACGACTCTGCCACACGATCGCGTTCGCTACCGGCTTGCCGCTGGAGCGATCCCAAAGAATCGTCGTCTCGCGTTGGTTCGCGATTCCGATCGCGGCGATGTCGCGTGCTTCGAGCTGTGCCTTGCGCAGCGCCTCGCGGGCGGTCGCGAGCTGTGAATTCCAAATCGCTTCCGGATCATGCTCGACCCAACCGGGCTGCGGCAAGACTTGCTCGAACTCTTGCTGCGCTTGGGCGACGGCTCGGCCCGTTCGATCGAACACGATCGCGCGACTCGAGGTCGTCCCTTGATCGAGCGCGAGCACGAAGCGAGAGTCGGTGCTGGTCATGAGCGGAGCGAGGCTTCGGTGGCGAGCAGGTTGTTCGAGGGGGCATCGGACGACAGCAGATCGCCCCCCGGTTCTTCGGCCACATGCAACGTATCACCCACTTCGCGACGAGAAAAGAAATAAATCACCACACCGATCAGCGCGATTCCGATCGTCACCAAGCGATACATCAGCGAGACCAGCAGCCCGCGGGCCGCCGGAATATGCGCCTTGGAAATCGTCGGATAGAGATATTCGATCGCCGCTTCGAAGGTGCCGAGCCCGTTCGGGGTGATCGGCAACGCGCCGGCGAACGCCGCCAACGGCACGATGACGAACTGCTCGCTCAGGGTCGGGCTTTCGCCGACGATCGCTTTGCCGAGCAAAAAGTAGCCGAACACAGTGAGGATATGCAACGAAATGCTGAGGCAGAGCGTGGCGAAGATCGTGCCGAGGCGCTCGCGGTACATGCGCACCGCCTCGAGCAGTTGATGAAACACGGGACCGACCTTCGGCAACCGCGCGAGGAATTGCGAGACCTTGCCGCTCGTAAAGCCGGGAATGAGGAGCATGACGATCCCGATCGCGCCGACGATGGTGCTGATAAGTGTCGACTTCGCCGCCACGCGTACCGGATACGAATCGGAAAACCAAAGCCCATCGACGACCACTGCCGTCGAAGCGACGAGGAACAAGGCATAGAGCCCGATGATGCGATCGAGCACGACGGTCGCCGCAGCCTGAGCGCGCCGGCCTGGGAAGTTGCGTGCGATGGCGACCGCTTTGAACAAGTCGCCGCCGACGCCGCCCGGAGCGACGAAGTTCAACAAGTAGCCGAGAAACCCGAGCCGCAACGCTTCCTTCACGGTAAACGGAAACTCGAGCGCTCGCACGAGCAATCGCCAGCGCATGATCGACACGATGACCGAACAAAAGAAGAGCGCAAAGCCGGCGGCGATCAGCCCGAAGTTCTTCGGCTGATCGAGCATCTGCAAGAACTCTTCCTTGCGCGAAGCGTCGTAAATCAGGTAGCCGAGAATGCCGGCGGCGAGTCCGAACTTCAGCAGGCCGGTAAAAATCTTATTCTTAAAGACGTTTTTCACGCGATCTTATGACCTCGACGGTACGATAAGCGGATGTATGTTCGCGGGCGACCCAAAGCGCTCGTCGATGCAGATGTCGAAACGGCAGCGATTGAAATCCGAAACCGAATGGCTGAGGGACTGCGGCGAGCGGTCGGCCGGCTTCCGCCAGCGACCGACTGCGAGCGTAAGTCGTTGCCGGGTAACACCGAGCGTCGGCTTGACAGCCTCGCGGGCTAGTGATAAAGTTTCGATCTACGCAGGGCAACCCCAAAACGACCGTAAGGTCGCTGAAGGAAATGGTTTGCCGACGTTCCGCCGGCACCCAGCCACGCCGACGGCAGAAGAATTCGCCGGGGGATTAGCTCAGTTGGGAGAGCGCTTGCATGGCATGCAAGAGGTCATCGGTTCAAGTCCGTTATCCTCCACTAATGAGACCACTTAGGGCATTCCTAAGTGGTCTTTTTTGTTGAATTTACGGCATTTCCATGTTGTTGAGTCTCAATAAGGCGGGTGCTTGGGTGCTATAAATGGGTGCTAGGCACCGCTCTCGGGTCGGGTATATTGGGTCTTTTTAGCACCCATGTCCTTGAACCCCAGCGAGCCTCCATGGCAACTTCAACCGTCGACATTCCGACAGATGATCGTGGTCGAATTCGCTGCTATGTCGGCTACCACATCTCTGCATCTGGGAAGCGAACGCAGCACCCCTTCTATTTTGGTCGGATCGATAACGAGATCGATACCAAGCAATACCAGAATCGCCTCCAGCGCATCAAAGACGTATGGGCCGGGGTTGAAGCCCGCCATGACGCTCAAGATCTCTACGGCTTATTAGAGCCCTCTAAGCCCGTCTGGCGACCGGACGACCTGTGGGTCGCCGACAACTTGGCGAAGGGCCGATATCAAATTGTGGTCGAACGGTCGGCTGGACAAGACGGCCATTCTTATTCCATCCGCCTGAATCTCCTGGCACAAACCTACCCGCAAGCGTACTTCGCACCGGCCGATGCGGCCACTTATGCCTCGGGGCAGATATTTTGGGAAAAAGCTGCCGTTTCGCAGCTTCAAAGTATCGGGATGGCCGCAGGAAAAATTCTTCCGCATCAGACGGGCTTTTTGCATCAGGCCCTCAGCCAGTATCGAAAATCGCACGAAGAGACCTACGTCGATCCGACCACCAAGAAGCTGACCGCAAATGGCGTCGTTCGCTGCGAGTACGTCGATCACTTGCTAGAGCATCATCCGGACATGCCTCTCACCGACCTCGACCAGGAAGGATGTCAGCAACTACTCAACTACTGGCGAAATCGGCCGATCTCGAAGAAGTCCAAAGAGAACAAGCAGATCTCGAAATCGTATGCAAAGCATCATAAGGACGAGTTGATTGCGTTCTTTCGGTGGTTGCATTCCTCGAAGCAGTTCGCATGGCGGAAGCCCGAGGACTTCGACATGCTGAAGACGAACATCTTGGATATCGCTTCGGAAAGGACGGACATCTCCGCACTCGTCGTGAAGACGTTCGAATTCGAAGACCTGCAACTTCTCTACAAGCACGCCTCGAAGTTCGACCGCTTGCTTCTGCTCCTCGGGATCAACTTCGCATTTCGAGGTGCGGAAGCCGGAACCCTACAACTTCAGCATCTCCTCGATCGCCATCCTCACGCCAAGTACCTTTCCCAATACTGCGAGTTTGAGGTCGATCCCGAGGACAAATGGGTGATCTACTGCCGGGGAAAGAACGGTCATCTAGGAGAGTTCTACGTTTGGAAACGGACTCAAAAGTATCTGCAATGGTGGCTGGAAGAACGCACCCGCATAGTCAGAAAAACCGGCGTCAAGCACCCGGAGGTACTTCTCACCAAAGATGGCGAGTTGCTTTTCCGCCGAACCACCGGCAACAAGAACAATTCGCAGATTTTCGCCAAGAAGTGGACCGAACTGCTTGATCGAGTTGCGGCGAAGACGAAGCGATCTTTGCCGAGAATTCCCTACGGCGGCCTTCGAGATGTCGCCACCGATCTCATTCGCCAAGCGAAGATTAACGGAGCCGGAGAAGTCGCCAAGACGATGACGATGCATAAGACCCCGTTGGCGAGCGATGACTTGCTTTCGGTCTATTCGAATCATCCGTGGGGACGACTGTTCATGGCTCAAAAAGAGGTCGAAGCCAAACTAGATCCATGGTTTGAGGCGGTCGAATAGACTCAACTGGCACAACTCAACCCCGATGCCGCATCGATCGTCACCGACCTCCCGCCAAGACACGGTCGTAGGTTCGATTGGCGATCTTCAAATCGTTGACGAAGTCTTCGAAGCGACTCTCAGGTATCAGAACTTCGCCGTTCTTCATCCAGCCCTTAGCAATGGCCCAGATCTTGATGGCACAAAGAGAACCGGGAACTTCATGCTCCGGCAGGACGTTGACCAGGAACACCGACAGCAGCCCACTTTCGATGACACGCTCGCAGAGGGCGACGACTTCGGGAATGGCGTCAAAAGAACGGGGATCTTGCTCGTAGCCCTTAACGGCTGCGACGATCGGAGCACCCGGCCTGTTGACGCCGGTGCCGGTGCTGCGAATAAACTCGTTCAAGCCTGCGATGTCCAGATCCACCGTCATTTCGATGACGGAGGTCGGATGCGGAAGAAACGACTTTCGCCGGATCGATTTCTTATTTGGATCGTCCATTTTGCGCCTGCTCTATGGTGGTTAGCCACATTTTAACACACAACCACCAACGGAAAAACCAGCCGGTTCTAAGCCTTCCGATTGGTCCGTTCCTGCGCCACTTTGACGTATTCAACCTTCTGTTCCATCAGGATCAGGACCACTGCATCGACCGTGTTCAATCGGCCGGGCTTCGGCATGCTTTCCAACCATGCTCGATCGAATAAACTGAGCGGACCGTCCGAAAGATCTGCGAGGGAATTTCGATGCGAGTACCGGTTGAGAAAATCCGAGCGGCGATACTGCATCCGGAGCGAGAGGTTCGTAACGACACCGTCTATTATTTCGCCCGCTCCCGCTCGCCCGATCCGACGATCATGCCGTTGGTGATCGAGGCCATCGCTCGGTTCGGCCTCGAAGCCTTCATCTCATATTCCTTCCTCGACCACCTCGTGCAGACCGAACAGTCTCTCAAGTGGATGCTTCAGGAGATCGAGCGAATCGGCCGAGCGGACGAAGGTCGAGAAGCATCATATCTTCAGTCCCTTCTTCAGGGCCTTGCCCATGCTGATCCGACACTGCTGAAGGAGCACAAGTCCGAGATCCAAGTGACGAAAGAAATCGACGACGCCGTTCGGGAGGCCGTCAAGTTTCGCATCAATCTCAGCACTCTCGATCCCGTCGCTCTTTGGCGAGCGTTCAACGACTTCTGCGACGAGCAAGAGGCGAAGGAAGAAACCTCGAACGAAGATTACGAGCGAGGTTGCTCGATCGTCGAAGTGATGAGCCGTTTTCCGGATCACTTCCGTGAACAGACGCTGACGATCCTCGCCGAAGATTCGGAGGAAGTCCGAACCGTGCTGGCCGTTCGACTGGCAGGACGAATGCGTCTCGATGCCGCCGTGCCGGAGTTGCTGGATCTGGTTGAAGGAGACGACGATTGGCTGAACGAAGAGATCTACTGGGCGTTGGCGACAATCGGCAGTGATGCCGTGGTCAAGGAGATCGCCGCCCGCTATCACGAAGTCGATGCCGGGCTTCGTTCTGCGTACGCCTCGACGTTGGAAGAAATTCGCACCGACCTCAGCGTCGAGACTTGCCTGAAGCTGTTTCAGGAGGAGCAGGACGAAGAGATCCGGGGGCGGTTGCTGCAAGCGGCTCTGATGAACTTCGCACCCGCCGCCGTCGAACCAGCCCGGCAATACGTGCTCCATACGCCGAAGACGCCTGACGTGTTGGAGGTTCGAGATGCCTTGCTCGTCGTCTGCAAAGTGATGGAGACCACGTTTCCCGAATTCGACGCT
This genomic window contains:
- a CDS encoding DUF1501 domain-containing protein, encoding MRCDYACGTAEHAVSRRAFMGSVAAVGVGAAAVGGGSPWLLPAVAEQLKSKQKRVLTIFLHGGVSQLETWDPKPNTDTGGPFRPISTSVPGLQISELLPYTAKQMHRLSVVRSINTKNGNHNVGEYQMTRGHNQQGSAQLPHLGAVVSKALTPNTFSLPGHILIRGGGSGQSPAAYLGPRYGSVVLEDAKAPAFSALPAALTPSIDERRQAFRRQADERFSDKRRTADTDAYTYSYDQAVRLMAQRDVFDVTKEPAKELERYGSHEFGRHCLLARRLLEQDVPFVQVNHSNYDTHFENFDYHIEQLGEFDKPFSTLIGDLADRGLLEDTLVVVMSEFGRTPKINSRYGRDHWGTAWSVCLGGAGIQPGAVIGKTNANGTLVTDREVDHGHLFHTYLQAVGVDSASDFVIAGRSFPVADPAKGPISELLA
- a CDS encoding DUF1549 and DUF1553 domain-containing protein, with the translated sequence MSHTIVCCARRCRLYRAFLSSVVSFCAPWLFVSAASAAAPDVKPDAPSKVSLHERIDRLIEAERLAPAGLSADDAEFLRRVSLDLHGIIPTAEEAQAFLDDKAADKRTQLIDRLLASPRFVRHMATTFDVMWAERLSDKVTKSSDWYDYLYRSFADRKPYDAMVREILTADELDPLHKPAAKFFHDRDCEPNTMTRDIGRIFFGMDMQCNQCHDHPVVDDYKIGDYYGLYAFVSRTYVAGGRKGQPPAKSIAEKAEGEASFKSVFTGEAADRVAPRIPRGATIVEPTFAKGEEYVGKPVKDVTPVPKFSRRRKLAEAATDGTNELFDRNAVNRLWAHLFGRGLVHPVDFIHPDNPPTHPAVLDLLAQEFRAGKYDVRQLLRELVQTRAYQRSFLLPQPSELPTGLAAKYAARWQAERQKLAPDLKQAEEAAARANEILGTARGKGTKKPPAAVATAAKASPPKETSPKATPVKDAPAKETAAKDKKDKDKTPTKDVAPIAAPAAPKVDFAALENNFETASVRLRKLRTLSQSLKAKIAEAEKIAAYEKLAKSDSREAKRAWESVVQTWTERGEVTLLKPLPPEVFAASLMQATGVVSSAETRAKASLKKTVPKELAAVAVAERPRMEAMWIDKQTFDPLRGNYNRFIELYGESPGGGFAATLNQALFFGNGGVIDGWVRPSGDNLAGRLEKLSDPSALAEAMYMAVYTRPPTDLERRDTAAFLKGRDKDRGLAIQEMLWALLSSNEFRFNH
- a CDS encoding translation initiation factor, yielding MRLFAGTPWDRPPTCERCGKVLAECRCPPAPSPPREYLAPQKQTARLALEKRGGGRFVTVIHGLSAADNDLAALLAKLKAEQGAGGTVKDDTIEIQGKHLERVREALLAIGYKVKG
- a CDS encoding SulP family inorganic anion transporter produces the protein MSDESLAQVEKPQNGIAGLKHIRHDILSGIVVSLVSLPLSSGIAIASGVPPVYGLISAIIAGLLFPFIGGAYMTISGPAAGLAPAILAVMISLGGAGDATHVGEGYPFLLVVIFMVGCCQLVMALFGLARYAAMIPVAVVEGMLASIGLIIIVKQFAPFFGYTTKLHAKEFYEYVLAFPQLVSGMTPLVFAVAATTLVALFVMGALQKKVRFFQILPPQLIAVVVGVLLAQALGLGALNDGKFLIKIPENPFHGIHTPHFAELFARQDLWYAAIMGVIMLTLIDGVESLATAMAIDRIDPFHRRSSPNRVLLAMAISNIASSLVGGLTIIPGGVKSKANIAAGGRTLWANFTNSICLILYLLVGYQLINLIPLCVLAAVLIYTGWKMCEPLVWRHVAHIGKEQLGIFMFTIVATLATDLLIGIVAGVVAKLVLNAYLCRKAVLTFPKDARTSVFMDLFANPVGRKEWVGNTYHLYLDKPVAWFNAGKLQNEMNNLPPNAHDVVLHMSESVSMSESLIGFFQNPISHKVLIDGEYHMHVTKPLVCFNTMQLSKELEEIPEEATKVHIHIDERVTLIDHSSCDTLMHAVRESKHSRVPVQVIGLERMTALSHHDSSVRVADNNYSHVPA